The following proteins are encoded in a genomic region of Nitrospirota bacterium:
- the kdsB gene encoding 3-deoxy-manno-octulosonate cytidylyltransferase: MSAIVIIPSRLGSTRLPGKPLIPIKGKPLIQHVYENSMGSKLAEEVIVATDSKRILETVTSFGGKAVMTSMSHLSGTDRVSEASLKLDYDIIVNVQGDEPLIRGEMIDDVIELLEDKRASVGTLARKIQNPKEILNPNVVKVVFDKEGFALYFSRSPIPYHRDKWKTLNLTAIQNSGVSLYKHIGIYSYRKSALIRLSEMNASHLEETERLEQLRALEAGMRIKVRETSFDTIGVDTEKDIKKVERCLSLSL, translated from the coding sequence ATGTCTGCTATTGTGATAATCCCTTCGAGATTGGGCTCGACCCGGCTTCCGGGCAAACCCCTTATACCCATTAAGGGTAAACCCCTCATTCAGCATGTGTATGAAAACTCCATGGGCTCAAAACTGGCAGAGGAAGTTATAGTTGCAACGGACAGTAAAAGAATCCTCGAGACAGTCACCTCATTTGGCGGAAAGGCTGTAATGACCTCAATGAGTCACCTCTCTGGCACAGACAGGGTCTCAGAGGCATCATTAAAGCTCGATTATGATATAATTGTAAATGTTCAAGGTGATGAGCCGCTTATAAGGGGAGAAATGATAGATGATGTCATAGAATTGCTTGAAGACAAAAGGGCATCGGTAGGAACACTTGCCAGAAAGATACAAAACCCAAAGGAGATACTTAACCCGAATGTGGTTAAGGTTGTTTTTGACAAAGAAGGGTTTGCCCTTTATTTTTCAAGATCCCCAATACCCTATCATAGGGATAAGTGGAAGACTCTGAATCTTACTGCAATACAAAACTCGGGGGTTTCGCTTTACAAGCATATAGGGATTTACAGTTATAGAAAGTCTGCCCTCATAAGGCTTTCTGAGATGAATGCCTCACATCTCGAGGAGACCGAGAGGCTCGAGCAATTAAGGGCACTGGAAGCAGGCATGAGGATTAAGGTTAGGGAAACATCCTTTGACACCATTGGCGTTGATACGGAAAAAGACATTAAAAAGGTAGAAAGATGCCTAAGTTTATCTTTGTAA
- the kdsA gene encoding 3-deoxy-8-phosphooctulonate synthase — MTRKLNIGGAELGGSAPLLIIAGPCVIESQDITMHTAKTLKEICGRVGLGFVFKSSYDKANRTSISSFRGPGIDKGLRILQDIKSKLDIPLISDIHSVTEIKPAVEVLDCLQIPAFLSRQTDIIVSAGNTGKPVNIKKGQFLAPWDIKNIIEKFVSTGNKNVFITERGTTFGYNNLVVDFRAIPIMRSFGYPVVFDVTHSLQLPGGRGSSSGGQREFAEPLARAAVAVGIDGLFIEVHPEPDKALCDGPNMLPLGEVEGMLKTVRAIYDLIKANQGI; from the coding sequence ATGACAAGAAAGCTAAACATAGGAGGTGCTGAATTGGGTGGCTCTGCCCCTCTACTTATAATTGCAGGTCCATGCGTTATTGAAAGCCAAGACATAACCATGCACACTGCAAAAACCCTTAAGGAGATATGTGGCAGGGTCGGGCTTGGATTTGTCTTCAAAAGCTCATATGATAAGGCAAATAGGACATCCATAAGCTCATTCAGAGGCCCGGGGATTGATAAAGGACTAAGGATTCTTCAGGACATAAAGAGCAAGCTTGACATCCCTCTTATCTCTGATATTCACTCTGTTACTGAGATAAAACCTGCGGTAGAGGTGCTCGATTGTCTTCAGATACCTGCGTTTCTTTCAAGGCAGACAGACATCATAGTTTCAGCAGGTAATACAGGCAAGCCTGTCAATATAAAAAAAGGACAGTTTCTTGCACCATGGGATATAAAAAACATAATAGAGAAATTCGTCTCAACAGGTAATAAAAATGTATTCATCACAGAAAGGGGAACAACATTCGGCTACAATAACCTCGTTGTGGATTTCAGGGCAATTCCCATAATGCGATCTTTTGGCTACCCAGTTGTGTTTGATGTAACTCATAGCCTTCAGCTTCCAGGTGGAAGAGGCTCATCATCAGGAGGTCAAAGGGAATTTGCAGAGCCACTTGCAAGGGCTGCTGTGGCAGTTGGTATAGACGGTCTTTTCATAGAGGTTCATCCTGAGCCTGATAAGGCACTATGCGATGGACCGAATATGCTCCCGCTTGGGGAGGTGGAGGGAATGCTAAAGACGGTCAGGGCAATTTATGACCTTATTAAGGCTAATCAAGGAATATAA
- a CDS encoding CTP synthase: protein MPKFIFVTGGVLSSLGKGIAAAATGAILEAKGLKVTIQKLDPYINVDPGTLSPFQHGEVFVTDDGAETDLDLGHYERFTHIRTSQANNYTTGRIYYNVITKERKGDYLGETVQVIPHITDEIRLAIKSASNNYDVVIVEIGGTIGDIESLPFLEAIRQMRYDVGRENVLYMHLTLVPYIKTSGELKTKPTQHSVKELREIGIQPDILLCRTDRQLPSGIKKKIAIHSNMDIDSVISAIDVESIYEVPLSLHEEGLDNLISKKFSLNKEEPDLSVWKDIARKVKEPKNEVNIAIVGKYTGLKDSYKSLMEALTHGGIANDARVLLHWIDSEDIEMHGTEKYLSEIDGILVPGGFGIRGIEGKISAIRYAREKLIPYFGICLGMQCAVIEFARNVAGLNANSTEFDPNIAYPVIYLMEKWYNPKTGKMEERTELSEKGGTMRLGAYPCVIKEGTNAFKAYRIKEISERHRHRYEFNNKYMDILVEKGIVISGVSPDGELVEIVEIKGHPWFLGCQFHPEFKSRPTEPHPLFKAFIEASLKERRSLFTETDTVREAK from the coding sequence ATGCCTAAGTTTATCTTTGTAACAGGCGGTGTGCTTTCATCCTTAGGAAAGGGTATAGCGGCTGCTGCAACAGGTGCCATTCTTGAGGCAAAAGGCTTAAAGGTTACCATTCAAAAGCTTGACCCATATATCAATGTCGACCCCGGAACATTAAGCCCATTTCAGCACGGAGAGGTGTTTGTCACAGACGATGGTGCCGAGACAGACTTAGACTTGGGACATTACGAAAGGTTCACTCACATAAGGACATCGCAGGCTAACAATTACACAACAGGAAGGATTTACTACAATGTGATTACAAAGGAGCGAAAGGGCGATTACTTAGGAGAAACCGTTCAGGTTATCCCTCACATAACAGATGAAATCCGCTTAGCCATCAAGTCAGCATCCAATAACTATGATGTCGTTATCGTTGAGATAGGCGGAACCATAGGAGACATAGAGAGCCTGCCTTTTCTTGAGGCAATAAGGCAGATGAGGTATGATGTGGGAAGGGAAAATGTCCTTTACATGCATCTAACACTCGTGCCATATATAAAGACATCAGGAGAGCTAAAGACAAAGCCCACACAGCACAGTGTCAAGGAACTAAGGGAGATAGGTATACAGCCCGATATCCTTCTTTGTAGAACAGACAGGCAACTTCCTTCGGGCATAAAGAAAAAAATAGCCATCCACTCAAACATGGACATAGACTCTGTAATCTCTGCCATAGATGTTGAAAGCATATACGAGGTTCCGCTTTCTCTTCATGAGGAGGGCTTAGATAACCTGATTTCAAAAAAATTCAGCTTAAATAAAGAGGAGCCTGACCTCTCGGTGTGGAAAGACATAGCAAGAAAGGTCAAGGAGCCAAAAAACGAGGTAAACATCGCAATCGTAGGAAAATATACAGGGCTTAAAGACTCTTATAAGAGTCTTATGGAGGCATTGACTCATGGAGGTATTGCAAACGATGCGAGGGTTCTTCTTCACTGGATAGACTCTGAGGATATAGAGATGCATGGAACCGAAAAATATCTTTCCGAGATAGATGGAATCCTCGTTCCCGGAGGATTTGGCATTAGAGGTATAGAAGGCAAAATAAGTGCTATAAGATATGCAAGGGAAAAGCTGATTCCATATTTCGGGATATGCCTTGGGATGCAGTGCGCAGTTATAGAGTTTGCAAGAAATGTGGCAGGACTTAATGCCAACAGCACAGAGTTTGACCCGAATATAGCTTACCCTGTGATATACCTTATGGAGAAATGGTATAACCCGAAAACAGGCAAAATGGAAGAAAGAACAGAGCTTTCCGAAAAAGGCGGAACGATGAGGCTCGGGGCATACCCGTGTGTCATCAAAGAGGGCACAAATGCCTTCAAGGCGTACAGGATAAAAGAAATCTCGGAAAGGCATAGACATAGATATGAGTTCAATAATAAATACATGGACATTCTTGTGGAAAAGGGCATTGTGATAAGCGGTGTGAGCCCTGATGGAGAACTCGTAGAGATTGTTGAGATTAAAGGGCATCCATGGTTTTTAGGATGCCAGTTTCACCCTGAATTCAAGTCCCGCCCAACAGAGCCACATCCGCTTTTTAAGGCATTCATAGAGGCATCCTTGAAAGAAAGACGCTCGTTATTTACGGAAACAGACACTGTAAGGGAAGCCAAATGA
- a CDS encoding site-specific DNA-methyltransferase, producing the protein MSNYKIFQGDCLKYLSESQIFGIENIGLTFLDPPFNQDKEYNSWNDNLPEHEYWQMMEQVCKGVYEITSHGGAIYFMQREKNTEFVLQCLRESGWTFQNLIIWKKKTSAVPCSNKFGKHYQVIAFATKGTTLRVFNRLRISPPLPANYKHERENGVYLTDVWDNIRELTAGYFAGDEAIRKESGERFHKQQSPIALLLRIILSSTKIGDTVLDPFAGTGTTLVVAEQLGRKSIGIELDSENVKCIKTRMKGISKSDSTLRFYKDYIYTDNLKKIWDIDFATAISKKEEILTLFGE; encoded by the coding sequence ATGAGTAATTACAAGATTTTTCAGGGGGATTGCTTAAAGTATCTTTCAGAATCCCAAATATTCGGGATCGAAAACATCGGGTTGACTTTTTTAGATCCCCCTTTTAATCAGGATAAAGAATACAATTCATGGAATGATAATTTACCGGAACACGAATACTGGCAAATGATGGAACAAGTTTGCAAAGGTGTTTATGAAATAACATCTCATGGCGGAGCAATTTATTTTATGCAGAGAGAAAAAAACACGGAATTTGTCTTGCAATGTCTTCGTGAATCAGGATGGACATTTCAAAATCTTATCATCTGGAAGAAAAAAACTTCTGCAGTTCCTTGTTCAAACAAATTTGGCAAACATTATCAGGTTATTGCTTTTGCTACAAAAGGCACAACCTTAAGGGTTTTCAACCGCTTACGAATTTCTCCACCATTGCCTGCCAATTACAAACATGAAAGAGAAAATGGGGTTTACTTAACAGATGTATGGGATAACATTCGCGAACTAACAGCAGGGTATTTTGCAGGCGATGAAGCTATCAGAAAAGAAAGTGGAGAGAGGTTTCACAAACAGCAATCACCAATAGCACTCCTGTTAAGAATAATTCTATCTTCCACGAAGATTGGAGATACCGTATTAGACCCATTTGCAGGCACAGGAACGACACTGGTTGTTGCCGAGCAACTCGGAAGAAAATCTATCGGGATTGAGCTTGATTCAGAAAATGTAAAGTGTATCAAAACTCGTATGAAAGGCATTAGCAAATCAGATAGCACACTTCGCTTTTACAAGGATTATATTTATACGGATAATCTGAAAAAGATATGGGATATTGATTTTGCCACAGCTATATCAAAAAAAGAAGAAATTTTAACATTGTTTGGAGAATAA
- a CDS encoding KpsF/GutQ family sugar-phosphate isomerase, whose product MSVLDIAKRVLRIESEAIRDLIDKLNSDFERAVELIHSSKGRVVVTGMGKSGLVGKKIAATLASTGTPSFFLHPAEAGHGDLGMVTKDDVIIAISNSGETEELVRLLPYLKRFNVSLISMSGNPHSTLVKSSDVNIDISVKEEACPLGIVPTASTTAALAMGDALAVSLLIKQGLKEEDFASFHPEGSLGKKLLIKVSDLMHKGDEIPKVYLDTPMTQTVIEISSKRLGMTTVTDKQGMIMGIVTDGDLRRGIEKWGQKVFEMRAGEVMTKNPRTIKADELAAKALSIMEGLSITALVVPDEDGKAEGIIHLHDILKKGIV is encoded by the coding sequence ATGAGTGTTCTTGATATTGCAAAAAGGGTCTTAAGGATTGAGTCAGAGGCTATAAGAGACCTCATAGATAAGCTCAATAGTGACTTTGAAAGGGCAGTAGAGCTTATTCATAGCTCTAAGGGCAGGGTTGTTGTAACAGGAATGGGTAAATCAGGTCTTGTTGGAAAAAAGATAGCTGCAACCTTAGCCTCAACTGGCACTCCTTCGTTTTTCCTTCATCCTGCTGAGGCAGGACATGGGGACCTGGGTATGGTCACAAAGGATGATGTAATCATAGCCATCTCAAACAGCGGAGAGACAGAGGAACTCGTCAGGCTTCTGCCATACCTTAAAAGGTTTAATGTAAGCTTAATCTCGATGAGCGGAAATCCGCACTCTACCCTTGTAAAGTCCTCTGATGTCAATATTGACATATCCGTCAAAGAGGAGGCATGTCCTTTAGGCATAGTGCCAACTGCATCAACAACAGCCGCACTTGCAATGGGAGACGCCTTGGCAGTTTCGCTTCTAATTAAGCAAGGACTCAAAGAAGAAGACTTTGCATCGTTTCATCCAGAAGGGAGCCTCGGCAAAAAACTCCTCATAAAGGTCTCTGACCTTATGCACAAAGGTGATGAAATCCCAAAGGTTTATCTCGATACACCGATGACTCAGACTGTGATTGAGATTTCCTCAAAAAGACTCGGTATGACCACTGTCACCGATAAGCAAGGCATGATTATGGGAATCGTAACAGACGGAGATTTAAGAAGAGGCATAGAGAAATGGGGTCAGAAGGTATTTGAGATGCGTGCAGGGGAGGTGATGACAAAAAATCCAAGGACAATAAAGGCAGATGAGCTTGCGGCAAAGGCATTGTCAATAATGGAGGGCTTGTCCATTACAGCTTTGGTTGTGCCTGATGAGGATGGAAAGGCAGAGGGCATTATTCATCTACA